One stretch of Schlesneria sp. DSM 10557 DNA includes these proteins:
- a CDS encoding lactonase family protein, whose product MNCLISKWLIVMTTVLGMTTVANSADPEKFRVYFGTYSGELSKGIYVSTFDAATGKLSAPELAAEVKNASFLAIHPSRKNLYAVSEIADFEGKKQGGVSAFEIDSATGRLKLLNQQSSGGGGPCHLVTDAQGTNVLVANYGGGSVSVLPILADGKLSPASSTIQHQGSSVDKQRQEGPHAHSINLDPANKFAFAADLGLDKVLVYRFDGSKGLLTANDPPAGVVAPGSGPRHFAFHPSGKYAFVNNEMTSTITSFAYDPAKGSLKEIHTLSTIPEPTPGNSTAETVVHPSGKFVYVSNRGHNSLAIYQCDPATGRLTALGHQSTGGKTPRNFNIDPTGSYVLAANQDTNNVTVLKIDAATGKLSPTGAAIEVGIPVCVKFVPLP is encoded by the coding sequence ATGAATTGTCTAATTTCAAAGTGGCTGATCGTCATGACAACAGTTCTGGGTATGACCACGGTGGCCAATTCTGCCGATCCCGAAAAATTTCGTGTCTACTTCGGCACGTATTCGGGTGAACTCAGCAAGGGGATTTATGTCAGTACGTTCGATGCCGCGACGGGCAAGCTGTCTGCACCCGAACTGGCGGCCGAAGTGAAGAACGCGTCGTTTCTGGCGATTCACCCCAGTCGCAAAAACTTGTACGCCGTCAGCGAGATCGCCGACTTCGAGGGCAAGAAACAGGGTGGTGTCAGTGCGTTTGAGATCGATTCCGCCACCGGACGTTTGAAGCTGCTGAACCAGCAATCCTCGGGAGGTGGGGGGCCGTGTCATCTGGTGACCGACGCCCAGGGGACGAACGTCCTCGTCGCCAACTACGGCGGAGGGAGTGTTTCCGTCCTGCCGATTCTGGCTGATGGAAAGCTTTCACCCGCGTCCTCCACCATTCAGCATCAGGGTTCCAGCGTCGACAAGCAGCGGCAGGAAGGTCCTCACGCTCATTCGATCAACCTCGATCCTGCGAACAAGTTCGCGTTCGCGGCGGACCTGGGCCTGGATAAGGTCCTGGTCTACCGCTTTGACGGCAGCAAAGGGCTGCTGACGGCAAACGATCCTCCCGCCGGTGTGGTCGCACCCGGAAGCGGGCCTCGTCACTTTGCCTTTCATCCCAGCGGCAAGTATGCCTTCGTGAACAATGAAATGACTTCGACCATCACGTCGTTTGCCTACGATCCCGCCAAAGGATCGCTGAAAGAGATTCACACCCTGTCCACGATTCCGGAACCAACCCCGGGAAACTCGACCGCCGAGACGGTCGTTCATCCGTCCGGAAAATTCGTGTATGTTTCCAACCGCGGTCACAACAGCCTGGCGATCTATCAGTGCGATCCCGCGACCGGCCGACTGACGGCTCTGGGGCATCAATCCACCGGCGGCAAGACGCCGCGCAATTTCAACATCGATCCCACGGGAAGCTACGTGCTGGCCGCAAATCAGGACACCAACAATGTCACCGTCCTGAAAATTGATGCCGCGACGGGGAAGCTGTCCCCCACCGGGGCAGCCATCGAAGTCGGCATCCCCGTCTGTGTCAAATTTGTGCCTCTTCCTTGA